A stretch of Castanea sativa cultivar Marrone di Chiusa Pesio chromosome 2, ASM4071231v1 DNA encodes these proteins:
- the LOC142625605 gene encoding serine/threonine receptor-like kinase NFP encodes MKTKPQYISSLLLFFLSYCHLLHHSDAQPEANTTGFTCTTSQYTYPCQTYAFYQARAPDFLDLASIGDLFSVSRLKISEPSNISSPSSALVAGQPLFVPISCSCNSINTTTNFSYANLSYVIKPNDTFYIVSTFKFMNLTTYYSVELVNPTLVPTNLSIGVTVLFPIFCKCPNTTQVQNRVKYLISYVFQPFDNLSSVASRFNVSQQSIIDVNGNNFQPFNTIFIPVTELPKLSQPVTSPSPPPAVPPPPVEVNKREGVVTGLAIGLAITGFLLLLLSGLWVNRETALKKRKGVKDEEERQRKLLDKEGKGLKGMDVNLMADVSDCLDKYRVFKIEELIEATDGFSESCLVQGSVYKGYIDGEVYAIKKMKWNAYEELKILQKVNHGNLVRLEGFCIDPEDGTCYLIYEFVENGSLDSWLHGNKDEKMNWKTRLRIAIDVANGLQYIHEHTRPRVVHKDIKSSNILLDMNFRAKIANFGLAKSGCNAITMHIVGTQGYIAPEYLADGVVSTKMDVFSFGVVLLELISGKEALDEEGNVLWAKTSGILDGNEERKVKRVKQWMDEVLVRESCSMDSLMNVMSIAIACLHRDPTKRPSMVDVVYALCKSDDFGFEISDDGLSAPLVDAR; translated from the exons ATGAAAACCAAACCCCAATACATCTCTTCTCTCTTGCTCTTTTTCCTCTCCTACTGTCACCTTCTCCACCACTCAGATGCCCAACCAGAAGCAAACACTACAGGCTTCACCTGCACAACTAGCCAGTACACCTATCCATGCCAAACCTATGCTTTCTACCAAGCCAGAGCCCCAGACTTCCTTGACCTGGCCTCCATAGGTGACCTCTTCTCAGTCAGCCGCCTCAAGATATCAGAACCCAGCAACATATCCTCCCCTTCCTCCGCTCTTGTTGCTGGCCAACCCCTCTTTGTTCCTATTTCATGCTCTTGTAACTCCATTAACACCACCACTAACTTCTCCTATGCCAATCTCTCATATGTAATCAAACCAAATGACACTTTCTACATTGTTTCCACCTTTAAGTTTATGAACCTCACAACCTACTATTCTGTTGAGCTTGTCAACCCCACTCTAGTCCCTACCAACCTTTCTATTGGTGTTACTGTCCTTTTTCCTATCTTTTGCAAGTGTCCTAACACGACCCAGGTGCAAAACAGAGTCAAATATCTGATATCCTATGTGTTCCAACCTTTTGATAACTTATCATCAGTTGCTTCAAGGTTTAATGTTTCACAACAATCTATAATTGATGTTAATGGAAACAACTTTCAGCCTTTCAATACCATATTCATTCCAGTCACCGAGCTTCCAAAACTATCACAGCCTGTTActtctccctctcctcctcctGCTGTACCTCCTCCACCTGTGGAAGTGAATAAGCGTGAAGGGGTTGTCACAGGATTGGCAATTGGGTTGGCAATCACAGGGTTTTTGCTGCTTTTGCTTAGTGGGTTGTGGGTTAATAGAGAGACTGCgttgaagaaaaggaagggcGTGAAGGATGAGGAGGAGAGGCAGAGGAAGCTGTTGGATAAGGAAGGGAAAGGGTTGAAGGGAATGGATGTGAATTTGATGGCAGATGTTTCAGATTGCTTGGACAAGTACAGGGTGTTTAAGATTGAAGAGTTGATAGAAGCCACTGATGGATTCAGTGAGAGTTGCTTGGTTCAAGGGTCTGTGTACAAAGGGTATATTGATGGGGAGGTCTATGCCATCAAGAAGATGAAGTGGAATGCCTATGAGGAGCTCAAGATCTTACAGAAg GTAAATCATGGCAATTTGGTGAGGCTAGAGGGCTTCTGCATAGACCCAGAAGATGGAACTTGCTATCTAATCTATGAGTTTGTCGAAAATGGATCTCTTGACTCGTGGCTGCATGGAAACAAGGATGAAAAAATGAACTGGAAAACAAGGTTGCGGATAGCCATTGATGTTGCAAATGGTCTCCAATACATCCATGAGCACACTAGGCCACGGGTTGTACACAAAGACATCAAAAGTAGCAACATTCTCTTAGATATGAACTTTAGAGCCAAGATTGCCAATTTTGGTCTAGCAAAATCCGGATGCAATGCCATAACAATGCACATTGTTGGAACTCAAGGTTATATTGCACCAGAGTATTTAGCTGATGGGGTGGTCTCAACTAAAATGgatgtattttcttttggaGTGGTTTTGCTAGAACTTATTTCTGGTAAGGAGGCCCTTGATGAGGAAGGGAATGTTTTGTGGGCAAAGACTAGTGGAATTTTGGATGGGAATGAGGAAAGGAAGGTGAAGAGAGTGAAGCAATGGATGGATGAGGTTTTGGTTAGGGAGTCTTGCTCCATGGATAGTTTGATGAATGTCATGTCTATTGCCATTGCTTGTTTGCATAGAGACCCAACAAAGAGGCCAAGTATGGTGGATGTTGTTTATGCATTGTGTAAGAGCGATGATTTTGGCTTTGAAATCTCTGATGATGGATTATCAGCTCCACTAGTAGACGCAAGATAA